The following are encoded in a window of Nibricoccus aquaticus genomic DNA:
- a CDS encoding RNA ligase family protein — MLHYPKIPGSQNCPSGSCIAFEKYDGSNLHWDWDRDFGWHSFGTRRDAFNLTDEGIALFKKRHAHLAQSVDLFYSTLAAKLAAIFTQHPCYTTFQSAKVFTEFLGPNSFAGLHKPDDSKELRLFDVWIEPSGMIGPEQFVADFGSLPIPRIVYRGKLTGRFSDEVRNGKYGTMEGVVCKGGTGGDDLWMVKIKTNAYMERLKKAFADRWEDYWE, encoded by the coding sequence ATGCTTCACTATCCCAAAATCCCCGGGAGCCAGAATTGCCCCAGCGGCAGCTGCATCGCCTTCGAGAAATACGACGGCTCGAACCTGCACTGGGATTGGGACCGCGATTTTGGCTGGCACAGCTTCGGCACCCGGCGCGATGCGTTTAATCTGACCGATGAAGGGATCGCCCTGTTTAAGAAACGTCACGCGCACCTGGCTCAGAGTGTAGACCTTTTTTATTCAACGCTGGCCGCGAAACTCGCCGCGATCTTCACGCAGCATCCGTGCTACACCACCTTTCAATCAGCCAAAGTATTCACCGAGTTTCTAGGGCCGAACTCATTCGCCGGGCTCCACAAGCCAGACGATTCAAAAGAACTGCGCCTGTTCGATGTGTGGATCGAGCCCTCCGGCATGATCGGGCCCGAGCAATTCGTCGCCGACTTCGGCAGCCTGCCGATCCCGCGAATCGTTTATCGAGGCAAACTCACCGGGCGATTCTCCGACGAGGTAAGGAATGGCAAATACGGGACGATGGAAGGCGTCGTGTGCAAAGGCGGCACGGGCGGCGACGATCTCTGGATGGTGAAAATCAAGACGAACGCCTACATGGAGCGCTTGAAGAAAGCCTTCGCCGATCGCTGGGAAGATTATTGGGAATGA
- a CDS encoding YciI family protein, protein MKFICFGYIDINAFAARPEAERLAMVDSCFAYDEQLRANKHFKGGEGLQPAFTAKTLRYTRDQLVITDGPYAETKEQIGGIMILDARDLDHAVELISKHPGAKFGPWEIRPAADLDEMIRQSKERRQKA, encoded by the coding sequence ATGAAATTCATCTGCTTCGGTTACATTGACATTAACGCCTTCGCCGCCCGTCCCGAAGCGGAGAGGCTAGCGATGGTGGACAGCTGCTTCGCCTACGACGAGCAGCTGCGCGCCAACAAACACTTCAAGGGTGGCGAGGGTCTCCAGCCCGCCTTCACGGCAAAGACACTGCGTTACACACGGGACCAGCTCGTTATCACCGACGGTCCGTACGCGGAAACCAAGGAGCAAATCGGCGGAATCATGATCCTCGACGCACGCGATCTGGATCACGCCGTCGAACTTATCTCAAAGCACCCCGGCGCGAAATTCGGTCCTTGGGAAATCCGTCCCGCCGCCGACCTCGACGAGATGATCCGACAAAGTAAAGAGCGGCGGCAAAAAGCATAG
- a CDS encoding DUF6640 family protein: protein MSVPVSLLARLMITMATIAYGVGPFITDMNKTHLLHPGWTGHARFHLFWAASSQLAVASVALWLLWGAGGLQQCQLAVYLGLAMNSGFFAALLFKKYYRGALHDPQGIRPILGKIDGNILAVIAIVALLLAGWGCLD, encoded by the coding sequence ATGAGTGTGCCCGTTTCGCTTTTAGCCCGTCTGATGATCACGATGGCGACGATCGCGTACGGTGTCGGCCCGTTTATCACGGACATGAACAAAACCCATCTCTTGCATCCCGGTTGGACGGGGCATGCGCGTTTTCATCTGTTCTGGGCGGCATCCTCTCAACTGGCGGTCGCCAGCGTTGCGCTTTGGTTGCTGTGGGGAGCGGGCGGACTCCAGCAATGCCAGCTGGCGGTCTACCTAGGGCTCGCCATGAATTCAGGATTTTTCGCCGCTCTGCTTTTCAAAAAATACTATCGAGGCGCGCTGCATGATCCGCAGGGGATCCGCCCGATTCTCGGAAAGATCGATGGCAACATTCTCGCGGTGATTGCGATTGTCGCGCTGTTACTGGCTGGATGGGGTTGCTTGGATTAA